In a single window of the Desulfovibrio mangrovi genome:
- a CDS encoding PEP/pyruvate-binding domain-containing protein, translating to MTSPDSVLARAWAVIADTARRLSGSAPLSGADEESLRASFREACGRFKRLISANNKALEAMSHMEQTLEGATPYDLVYVRTQSTRIASAVYQMIEAMETLAPGRYPALRERFEAIRSLITPHLETTPETTDGPLVLHFSALGSGHAAQVGGKAANLGELRNKANLPVPDGFAVTAHGFWLFMRHNGLDEEVDRQLRLADPDRLDNLYAMCSRIQQLIIKAPLPEELAKAIADAEAELRTRTGYTGNLAVRSSALGEDMPGHAFAGQYRSLLNVPSDHLAEAWREVAASKYGAEAVAYRMRCGLTDRDTAVSVAIMPMLGSVAGGVLYTRDPVDVRNGAIIIHAVQGLPRGVVDGRLPTDRFAVQRAEPFDIVQRHVAFKKERYVIASGEGVTKTETPAEEASQPSLTDSQLQRLAALAARVEVHYGAPQDVEWALLADDTFMLLQSRPLSMPSPEDIARRLDPPTLPEGTVILVQGGETASPGTAAGPVVQVRKQAEALAFPDGGVLVVPHAAPRWAPLLSRASAVIAGTGSSAGHLANVAREFGVPALFGTGWKSDALETGTVVTVDADAGLVLEGRVESLLSAPKPRNVMQGTSVHATLQKVLSHIAPLTLTDPDCPDFRAINCKTLHDITRFCHQKAVEEMFRDGKDARFPKHLARQLYHGRPLQFWVVDLDDAFRSPPAGKLIPLENIASPPMHALWHGMMHIPWGGPPPVHARGFLSVLAESALDPGFEPSSASIYSMKNYFLVSSRFCTLQSRFGYHFCTVETLAGDVDAENFAAFRFKGGAADADRRLMRVKLIAEILEENDFRVQVIRDSLAARMEGLPLEHMLRALQVLGYLVMHTRQLDMVMSSPEAVQHYREKIAKELKEVLSSPHTAP from the coding sequence ATGACGTCCCCTGACAGCGTTCTGGCTCGAGCATGGGCCGTCATAGCAGATACAGCCCGGCGGCTTTCCGGATCCGCACCCTTGTCGGGTGCGGACGAGGAGAGCCTCCGGGCTTCCTTTCGTGAGGCCTGCGGCCGTTTCAAACGCCTCATAAGCGCCAACAACAAAGCGCTTGAGGCCATGTCGCACATGGAACAGACATTGGAAGGCGCCACGCCCTACGATCTTGTCTATGTGCGCACCCAGAGCACCCGCATAGCCTCTGCCGTCTACCAGATGATCGAGGCCATGGAGACGTTGGCCCCCGGACGCTACCCTGCGCTCCGCGAACGGTTTGAGGCCATTCGCTCGCTGATCACCCCGCACCTCGAAACCACCCCGGAAACCACAGACGGCCCCTTGGTGCTCCACTTTTCCGCACTCGGCTCCGGGCACGCGGCACAGGTCGGGGGCAAGGCCGCCAACCTCGGCGAGTTGCGCAACAAGGCGAACCTGCCGGTACCTGACGGATTTGCAGTAACCGCACACGGATTCTGGCTGTTCATGCGCCACAATGGGCTGGATGAAGAGGTGGACAGACAACTCAGGCTTGCCGACCCCGACCGGTTGGACAACCTCTACGCCATGTGTTCCCGCATCCAGCAACTCATCATCAAGGCCCCCCTGCCCGAAGAGCTTGCCAAGGCCATTGCCGATGCGGAAGCCGAACTGCGGACCCGCACCGGCTACACCGGCAACCTTGCCGTGCGCAGCAGCGCGCTGGGCGAGGACATGCCCGGGCACGCTTTCGCCGGGCAGTACCGCTCGCTGCTGAACGTACCTTCGGATCATCTTGCGGAGGCATGGCGCGAGGTAGCCGCATCCAAATACGGAGCGGAAGCCGTCGCCTACCGCATGCGCTGCGGCCTGACGGACCGTGACACCGCCGTGAGCGTTGCCATCATGCCCATGCTGGGGTCCGTTGCCGGAGGCGTACTCTATACCCGCGATCCCGTGGATGTCCGTAACGGTGCCATCATCATCCACGCGGTGCAGGGCCTGCCCAGAGGCGTTGTGGACGGCAGGCTGCCCACGGACCGCTTTGCGGTGCAACGGGCTGAACCCTTTGACATTGTTCAGCGTCATGTAGCCTTCAAGAAGGAACGGTACGTCATCGCTTCCGGCGAAGGCGTGACCAAGACGGAAACGCCAGCGGAAGAAGCTTCGCAGCCCAGCCTGACAGACAGCCAACTGCAGCGCCTTGCTGCGCTGGCCGCACGGGTGGAAGTCCACTATGGCGCACCGCAGGATGTTGAATGGGCGCTGCTAGCCGACGATACTTTCATGCTCCTGCAATCGCGCCCGCTGAGCATGCCTTCTCCCGAAGACATTGCCCGCCGTCTTGATCCGCCCACCCTGCCGGAGGGTACCGTCATTCTCGTACAGGGCGGCGAGACCGCATCTCCGGGTACCGCGGCAGGACCCGTGGTGCAGGTGCGCAAGCAGGCAGAGGCACTGGCCTTTCCCGACGGAGGCGTTCTGGTCGTTCCCCACGCGGCACCGCGCTGGGCTCCGCTGCTTTCCCGCGCATCAGCAGTCATCGCAGGCACGGGCTCGTCAGCCGGACATCTTGCCAATGTGGCGAGAGAGTTTGGGGTACCCGCCCTGTTCGGCACCGGCTGGAAATCGGATGCGCTGGAAACCGGAACCGTTGTCACCGTGGACGCCGATGCAGGATTGGTGCTTGAAGGTCGTGTGGAATCACTGCTTTCCGCGCCCAAACCCAGAAATGTCATGCAGGGCACCTCTGTGCACGCGACCTTGCAGAAAGTTCTGTCCCACATCGCACCGCTTACGCTCACCGATCCGGACTGCCCCGATTTTCGCGCGATCAACTGCAAGACACTGCATGACATCACTCGCTTCTGCCATCAGAAGGCCGTGGAAGAGATGTTCCGCGACGGTAAGGATGCCAGATTCCCCAAACACCTTGCCCGCCAGCTCTACCACGGCAGGCCGCTGCAGTTCTGGGTGGTTGATCTGGACGACGCATTCCGCTCTCCCCCCGCAGGCAAACTCATACCGCTGGAAAACATTGCCTCGCCGCCCATGCATGCCCTCTGGCACGGCATGATGCACATCCCGTGGGGAGGACCGCCCCCCGTGCACGCGCGCGGCTTCCTCTCCGTGCTGGCGGAATCAGCGCTGGACCCCGGATTTGAGCCGTCCAGTGCCTCCATCTACAGCATGAAGAATTACTTTCTGGTCAGCAGCCGCTTCTGTACGCTGCAATCGCGCTTCGGATACCACTTCTGTACGGTGGAAACTCTGGCTGGTGACGTGGATGCGGAGAATTTCGCCGCGTTCCGCTTCAAGGGCGGTGCAGCGGATGCGGACAGAAGACTCATGCGGGTGAAACTCATTGCGGAGATTCTGGAAGAGAACGACTTCCGCGTGCAGGTAATCCGCGACAGCCTTGCAGCCCGCATGGAAGGCCTGCCGCTGGAACACATGCTGCGCGCCTTGCAGGTGCTGGGGTACCTTGTCATGCACACGCGGCAGTTGGACATGGTCATGTCCAGTCCTGAAGCCGTGCAGCATTACAGGGAAAAGATTGCGAAAGAACTGAAGGAAGTGCTGAGCAGCCCGCACACTGCGCCCTGA
- a CDS encoding substrate-binding periplasmic protein, with protein MLILRVPLSCAQPLLIVTGEWPPYVSQELQDFGPAARIVRRAFELEGVDVEFRFFPWKRCEAMLDEGSAYGSFPYAMSVKRKRRWDFSLPLYRGETHVFFMKERYPTFEYHGVNSLRGYVVAGSLGHFLLERLANAEVKVDLAPDEQCSFRKLHSGRADVLLTEKHVGWYMIRSLFSGQESSFAMSRNSVVTLNAGMAVSRTYPDAARYTAVFNQGLAKLRETGEFDAIWDSCFK; from the coding sequence GTGCTTATTTTGCGCGTTCCCTTGTCTTGCGCGCAGCCGTTACTCATTGTTACCGGGGAATGGCCCCCCTACGTCTCTCAGGAATTGCAGGATTTCGGGCCGGCAGCCAGAATTGTCCGCCGGGCATTTGAACTGGAAGGCGTGGACGTGGAGTTCCGTTTCTTTCCATGGAAGCGGTGCGAGGCCATGTTGGATGAAGGCAGCGCCTACGGATCATTTCCCTATGCCATGTCCGTTAAGCGGAAGAGAAGGTGGGATTTTTCCCTTCCTTTGTATCGTGGTGAAACACACGTCTTTTTCATGAAGGAGCGATATCCGACCTTCGAGTATCACGGCGTCAATTCCTTGCGGGGATATGTGGTTGCCGGTTCTTTGGGACATTTTCTGCTGGAACGGCTGGCGAACGCGGAGGTGAAAGTGGATTTGGCTCCCGATGAGCAGTGCTCGTTCAGGAAGCTGCATTCGGGCCGGGCGGATGTGCTTCTGACTGAAAAGCATGTAGGGTGGTACATGATCCGCAGTCTTTTTTCAGGGCAGGAAAGCAGCTTTGCCATGAGCCGTAACTCGGTAGTTACCCTTAACGCAGGCATGGCTGTTTCCCGTACCTATCCCGATGCCGCCAGATATACGGCTGTTTTCAATCAGGGACTTGCCAAACTCAGGGAAACCGGCGAGTTTGATGCCATATGGGATTCCTGTTTCAAATAA
- a CDS encoding sigma-54-dependent transcriptional regulator: protein MTTEPMTVLLVDDEPDFLSVVARRLERREMQVHAVGSGEEALALLENHPVDAVVLDVKMPGMDGIETLKRIKAAHPEVEVIMLTGHADLEVAISGMALGAFDYLLKPADIDELMFKLRDASRTRLRV, encoded by the coding sequence ATGACCACCGAACCCATGACCGTATTGCTGGTAGACGACGAACCCGACTTTCTCTCCGTCGTGGCCCGCAGGCTGGAAAGGCGCGAAATGCAGGTCCATGCCGTAGGGTCCGGCGAAGAGGCACTGGCACTGCTGGAAAACCATCCGGTCGATGCTGTTGTACTGGATGTGAAAATGCCCGGAATGGACGGAATCGAAACCCTCAAGCGCATCAAGGCGGCCCACCCTGAGGTGGAAGTCATCATGCTCACGGGCCACGCCGACCTCGAAGTCGCCATCAGCGGCATGGCGCTTGGCGCTTTCGATTACCTGCTCAAACCGGCAGACATTGACGAGTTGATGTTCAAGTTGCGGGACGCGTCCCGCACAAGGCTGCGGGTCTGA
- a CDS encoding sulfite exporter TauE/SafE family protein, with protein sequence MMMAASAAHARWDYEQSMSILKSRKKMLFLMLLALPALLVSLAVAGDVMPSMLGGKSAYSPAHYTPSVFLVSILIGLCAGLITGCIGAGGGFIITPALMSAGIKGILAVGTDLFHIFAKAIMGTAVHKKLGNVNTKLAVAFLVGSGVGVTGGGLINRALYELNPVLSDTFISAIYVVLLGFLGFYSMADFLKLRKADDGGCAHGGPAPTEGTGLPAKLQSINIPPMITFDEDLVPGGKKISGVMVAISGVFVGFLAAIMGVGGGFVTFPIFVYVLGVSSFTTVGTDILQIIFTAGYASITQYAIYGFIFYTLAMGMLLGSLLGIQLGALTTRVVKGIYIRGFYAIAILAGFINRLFDLPSKLVSMEIIDLPASLVANLSTVGSYLFFAVVAAFGFWVISTFITKIPALREG encoded by the coding sequence ATGATGATGGCAGCATCTGCCGCCCACGCGCGGTGGGATTATGAACAGTCCATGAGCATTCTGAAGAGCCGCAAGAAAATGCTGTTCCTTATGCTTCTGGCGCTCCCCGCGCTGCTGGTTTCACTGGCAGTGGCCGGCGACGTGATGCCCTCGATGCTTGGCGGCAAGTCTGCATACAGCCCGGCGCACTACACGCCCTCGGTATTTCTTGTTTCCATCCTGATCGGCCTGTGTGCCGGTCTGATCACCGGCTGCATCGGCGCCGGCGGCGGCTTCATTATCACCCCCGCGCTCATGAGCGCCGGCATCAAGGGTATTCTGGCGGTTGGTACCGACCTGTTCCACATCTTCGCCAAGGCGATCATGGGTACTGCGGTGCACAAGAAGCTGGGCAACGTTAACACCAAGCTCGCCGTCGCCTTCCTTGTCGGCTCCGGCGTGGGTGTTACCGGCGGCGGTCTTATCAACCGCGCCCTGTACGAACTGAACCCCGTGCTCAGCGACACCTTCATCAGCGCCATTTACGTGGTTCTGCTCGGCTTCCTCGGCTTCTACTCCATGGCCGACTTCCTGAAGCTGCGCAAGGCTGACGACGGCGGCTGCGCTCACGGCGGTCCCGCTCCGACCGAAGGTACCGGCCTGCCCGCAAAGCTGCAGTCCATCAACATTCCGCCCATGATCACCTTTGACGAAGACCTCGTGCCCGGCGGCAAGAAGATCTCCGGCGTCATGGTTGCCATCAGCGGCGTGTTCGTAGGTTTCCTCGCAGCCATCATGGGTGTGGGCGGCGGTTTCGTAACCTTCCCCATCTTCGTATACGTGCTGGGCGTTTCCAGCTTCACCACCGTGGGTACGGACATCCTGCAGATCATCTTTACCGCAGGCTACGCCTCCATTACCCAGTACGCCATCTACGGCTTCATCTTCTACACGCTGGCCATGGGCATGCTGCTCGGCTCCCTGCTGGGCATCCAGCTGGGCGCACTGACCACCCGCGTGGTCAAGGGCATCTACATCCGCGGTTTCTACGCCATCGCGATTCTCGCCGGCTTCATCAACCGCCTGTTCGACCTGCCCTCCAAGCTCGTATCCATGGAAATCATCGACCTGCCTGCCTCGTTGGTAGCCAACCTCTCAACCGTGGGCAGCTATCTGTTCTTCGCAGTCGTAGCGGCATTCGGCTTCTGGGTTATCTCCACCTTCATCACCAAGATTCCTGCACTCAGGGAGGGCTAA
- a CDS encoding NAD(P)/FAD-dependent oxidoreductase has product MSAYHSPDRKRVVIVGGGFAGLWAARALSRSEAVDVLVLDRNNYHTFLPLLYQVAAAELEPEQISYPLRGVFRSLDNVDFRLCCVTGADFSAHVVHTDSGDVSYDYLLLAMGSNTEFFGVPGAEQHAFRLKSLEQAIALRNHILTRFELAAHEPDPDAQRRMLTFAVVGGGPTGVEYAGALAELIRNPIAKDFRGFNTGQARVVLLEASNGLLAGYPEKLRQYTFRRLARMGVDVRLNSTVAKVEAHQVVLKGAAPVATDTVVWSAGIRGNRTADVMGLQLGRGRRVAVLPSLQIAEHPHVFAAGDLALPATGESPMIAPNATQQGALAAENILRHMRGEELRPFAYRDKGAMATIGRSSAVVRIGTRTATGFIAWVLWLFVHLAYLIGFRNRLFVMINWAWDYLFFERSVRLILPRIPWIERQHGDAASCVGDDENRHL; this is encoded by the coding sequence ATGAGTGCGTATCACTCGCCGGACCGCAAGCGCGTTGTCATAGTCGGGGGAGGATTTGCCGGACTGTGGGCGGCCCGTGCCCTTTCCCGCTCGGAAGCCGTGGACGTGCTGGTGCTGGACAGAAACAACTATCACACCTTTTTGCCGCTCCTGTACCAGGTGGCGGCAGCCGAGCTTGAGCCGGAGCAGATTTCCTATCCCTTGCGCGGCGTGTTCCGTTCTCTGGATAACGTGGACTTCCGGCTGTGCTGCGTGACCGGGGCTGACTTCAGCGCTCATGTTGTGCACACGGACAGCGGCGACGTGTCCTACGATTATCTGCTGCTCGCCATGGGCAGCAATACGGAATTTTTCGGGGTGCCCGGGGCTGAGCAGCATGCCTTCCGCCTCAAGTCGCTGGAGCAGGCCATTGCCCTGCGTAACCATATTCTTACCCGCTTCGAGCTTGCGGCACACGAACCCGATCCAGACGCGCAGCGGCGCATGCTTACCTTTGCCGTGGTCGGAGGCGGGCCCACCGGCGTGGAATATGCCGGTGCGCTGGCGGAGTTGATCCGCAACCCCATTGCCAAGGACTTCAGAGGGTTCAATACCGGGCAGGCCCGTGTGGTTCTTCTGGAAGCCTCTAACGGCTTGCTTGCGGGGTATCCTGAAAAACTGCGGCAGTACACGTTCCGGCGTCTCGCCCGCATGGGGGTGGATGTCCGTCTGAACAGTACGGTCGCCAAGGTCGAGGCCCATCAGGTGGTACTGAAGGGGGCTGCCCCCGTGGCCACGGACACTGTGGTGTGGTCTGCAGGTATTCGCGGCAACAGAACCGCTGACGTCATGGGCCTGCAGCTTGGCAGGGGTAGGCGCGTAGCCGTGTTGCCGTCATTGCAGATTGCCGAGCATCCCCATGTGTTTGCAGCCGGTGACCTTGCATTGCCCGCTACGGGAGAATCTCCCATGATCGCGCCCAATGCCACCCAGCAAGGCGCGCTGGCTGCCGAGAACATTCTGCGGCACATGCGTGGTGAGGAGCTTCGTCCTTTCGCCTATCGGGACAAGGGAGCCATGGCGACCATCGGCAGGTCCAGTGCGGTGGTCCGCATCGGCACACGCACAGCCACCGGATTCATCGCATGGGTGCTCTGGCTGTTTGTGCATCTTGCCTATCTCATCGGCTTCCGCAACCGTTTGTTCGTCATGATCAACTGGGCGTGGGATTATCTCTTCTTCGAACGTTCGGTGCGGCTTATCCTGCCTCGGATTCCGTGGATTGAACGCCAGCATGGCGACGCTGCCTCCTGCGTGGGGGATGATGAGAACAGGCATCTGTAA
- a CDS encoding phosphatidylglycerophosphatase A, which produces MNERTFMDELCLQASRLGPCGISPKAPGTVGSAAAVLFAPLFFLPLSFGWRAVVLALLFILGSMAVTRAETLLGKKDPGEIVIDELLGMWLTMLPFADLGWGWMLAAFALFRFFDILKPYPIRNAEHWLPAGWGVMIDDAIAGVYAMLSLWALRLFMM; this is translated from the coding sequence ATGAACGAACGCACTTTTATGGATGAACTCTGCCTGCAGGCAAGCAGGCTCGGCCCCTGTGGCATTTCCCCCAAAGCCCCCGGCACGGTGGGCTCCGCCGCAGCCGTTCTTTTCGCTCCCCTGTTCTTTCTTCCCCTGTCCTTCGGCTGGCGCGCCGTCGTGCTCGCCCTGCTGTTCATACTCGGCAGCATGGCCGTAACCCGCGCGGAAACCCTGCTCGGCAAAAAGGATCCCGGCGAAATCGTCATCGACGAACTGCTCGGCATGTGGCTGACCATGCTCCCCTTTGCCGACCTCGGCTGGGGCTGGATGCTCGCCGCCTTCGCCCTGTTCCGCTTCTTCGACATCCTCAAGCCCTATCCCATCAGAAACGCGGAACACTGGCTGCCCGCGGGCTGGGGCGTCATGATCGACGATGCCATTGCCGGAGTATATGCCATGCTGAGCCTGTGGGCACTGCGCCTGTTCATGATGTAA
- a CDS encoding sensor histidine kinase has product MTLTQNPHDSFRWLAARVILLSATPVALLALVVSSLLFTAYGSDAQRPFGALVHAVTKQAQSVPEALRNARDAFPSATVIYIENGAVVQSEGEVVHHPVSEEAAQLAATLQADEGLGWTIKTVTPPFPGSIAMAAVALQFAAPEALSRAVVVATPLGSLFPQMEFAWGMTLIVSGVLAMLLIYNSLVFSGYVQQKLSSEELRRRALERRMVEANRLSSLGTLAAGIAHEINNPVSIMTQEAGWIEDLTEDNLPREELAEKVRTSAQTIRTQGARCRDITHNLLRLSRQGAVEAAPVDLNQTAEEVAALSKHRCTRQGVTLTVRTQPGISTAYAAQAHVQQILMNLVGNALDAMQNQEHGTLSLFTWEESDRVCIAVADSGPGMSEAIRSRIFEPFFTTKPSGKGTGLGLAICYGLARRNKGTLSVRSAEGEGTIFVLALPRMETDEDMLAEQDNEDENRAPAEPEQNHRPEGDLA; this is encoded by the coding sequence ATGACCCTAACCCAAAACCCACATGACTCCTTCCGCTGGCTGGCCGCCAGAGTGATTCTACTTTCCGCAACGCCGGTGGCTCTGCTTGCCCTTGTGGTCAGCAGCCTGCTGTTCACGGCGTACGGTAGCGATGCGCAGCGTCCCTTCGGTGCACTGGTTCATGCAGTGACCAAGCAGGCCCAGTCCGTGCCGGAGGCGCTCCGCAACGCCCGTGATGCCTTTCCGTCAGCAACCGTCATCTACATAGAGAACGGTGCGGTTGTGCAGTCGGAAGGCGAGGTGGTTCACCACCCCGTATCGGAAGAAGCAGCCCAGCTTGCCGCAACGCTGCAGGCAGATGAAGGACTGGGATGGACGATCAAGACCGTCACGCCGCCCTTCCCCGGCAGCATTGCCATGGCCGCAGTGGCTCTGCAGTTCGCCGCACCGGAGGCCCTGAGCCGCGCCGTTGTCGTGGCCACGCCGCTGGGTTCGCTGTTTCCGCAGATGGAATTCGCATGGGGCATGACGCTGATCGTTTCCGGCGTGCTTGCAATGCTGCTCATATACAACTCGCTGGTTTTCTCCGGCTACGTGCAGCAGAAGCTCTCTTCCGAGGAACTGCGCCGCCGCGCCCTTGAACGCCGCATGGTGGAGGCCAACCGGCTCTCTTCTCTCGGCACGTTGGCTGCGGGCATAGCCCATGAAATCAACAATCCGGTTTCCATCATGACGCAGGAAGCCGGCTGGATAGAAGATCTGACTGAAGACAATCTGCCCCGAGAAGAGCTGGCCGAGAAGGTACGCACATCCGCCCAGACCATCCGCACGCAGGGCGCCCGCTGCCGCGACATCACCCACAACCTGCTGCGCCTGTCCAGGCAGGGGGCAGTAGAGGCGGCTCCGGTGGACCTGAACCAGACAGCCGAAGAGGTGGCTGCCCTGAGCAAACACCGCTGCACCCGACAGGGGGTGACGCTGACTGTTCGCACCCAGCCCGGCATTTCAACGGCATACGCGGCACAGGCACATGTTCAACAGATACTGATGAACCTTGTAGGGAACGCGCTCGACGCCATGCAGAATCAGGAACACGGCACCCTTTCCCTGTTCACCTGGGAAGAAAGCGACAGGGTGTGCATTGCGGTAGCCGACAGCGGCCCCGGCATGAGCGAGGCGATACGTTCCAGAATTTTCGAGCCCTTCTTCACCACCAAACCGTCTGGCAAGGGCACCGGACTTGGGCTGGCCATCTGCTACGGACTGGCCAGGCGCAACAAGGGCACACTGAGCGTCCGCAGCGCGGAAGGAGAAGGCACCATATTTGTTCTGGCCCTGCCCCGCATGGAAACCGATGAGGACATGCTGGCAGAACAGGACAACGAGGACGAGAACAGAGCTCCCGCAGAACCGGAGCAGAACCACCGACCCGAAGGAGACTTGGCATGA
- a CDS encoding chemotaxis protein CheA — MKDVIQASIEQMEAAVIALEGSASKPEDVSNVLSTLGLSHLKLPSAQLITLFDMLKDGIQPVTPELVTSLLGICEAHKRLLYALGGFVSKRAEEIEAKAAALAAAGPAVIAAEDAAGDGSDEHAVVEAAGEGGQSAAGPSPEQASTQAEKQAADGDASAKGAQEGGNGNAPARAKRDGIFSVRVNTEKLDNLIDWVGKLMVSYAVISQNKNLDSATISGLREMDVVIDRIKSEVDHIRLVPLKQIFIPLHRLVTSTAQKVNKKIEMVVEGDDLELDKMIVENLNEPLVHMLRNAVDHGVETPEEREQVGKPATGVIRLHAYRKGDHAYISIRDDGRGLNPERIRNKAREKGLLEESRDYTDEELYQFIMASGFSTAEKVTDISGRGVGMDAVVTAVKEQLGGDVRVNSELGKGTTFLISIPLDRSVNEGIVDALITRVGTETFIIPSRDVLEVFAARKSDTVELPDGSRAVSVRGETFPIIPLADYFGLTANPNADGYLHTIVVRVGDASAALLIDEVITQQQAVVTGFTIPVQNIYQIPILGFGMLGETDALVVDVENLIDRLKASDGGLSSKVRKSS, encoded by the coding sequence ATGAAGGATGTGATTCAGGCCAGCATCGAGCAGATGGAAGCTGCGGTGATAGCTCTCGAGGGATCAGCGTCCAAACCGGAAGACGTGTCGAACGTGCTGAGCACGCTTGGCCTTTCGCACCTCAAGTTGCCGTCCGCCCAGCTTATTACCCTGTTCGACATGCTCAAGGACGGCATACAGCCGGTGACACCTGAGCTGGTCACCTCCCTGCTCGGAATCTGCGAAGCGCATAAGCGGCTGCTCTATGCCCTTGGCGGTTTTGTTTCCAAGCGGGCGGAAGAGATTGAGGCCAAGGCTGCGGCGCTGGCTGCGGCCGGGCCTGCGGTCATTGCTGCAGAGGATGCCGCCGGGGACGGCTCCGATGAGCATGCTGTTGTAGAGGCTGCCGGTGAAGGCGGGCAGAGTGCTGCCGGTCCCTCCCCGGAGCAGGCTTCAACGCAGGCGGAAAAACAGGCGGCCGATGGTGATGCTTCCGCAAAGGGGGCGCAGGAAGGGGGCAACGGCAATGCTCCTGCTCGCGCCAAGCGCGATGGCATTTTCTCGGTTCGCGTGAATACGGAAAAGCTGGATAACCTCATCGACTGGGTCGGCAAGCTCATGGTGAGCTACGCCGTCATTTCCCAGAACAAGAATCTTGATTCCGCCACCATTTCCGGCCTGCGTGAAATGGATGTGGTTATTGACCGCATCAAGAGCGAGGTGGATCACATCCGGCTTGTGCCGCTGAAACAGATTTTCATTCCCCTGCACCGTCTTGTGACCAGCACGGCCCAGAAGGTGAACAAGAAGATCGAAATGGTGGTGGAAGGCGACGACCTTGAACTGGACAAGATGATTGTGGAGAACCTGAACGAGCCGCTCGTGCACATGTTGCGTAACGCTGTGGACCATGGTGTTGAGACGCCGGAAGAACGCGAGCAGGTAGGCAAGCCTGCTACAGGCGTGATCAGGCTGCATGCGTATCGCAAGGGCGACCATGCATACATTTCCATCCGTGACGACGGACGCGGGCTCAACCCTGAGCGTATCCGCAACAAGGCGCGGGAAAAGGGGCTGCTCGAAGAGAGCAGGGACTACACGGACGAGGAACTGTATCAGTTCATCATGGCCTCCGGTTTCTCCACCGCCGAGAAGGTGACGGATATCTCGGGGCGCGGTGTGGGCATGGATGCCGTGGTTACCGCGGTGAAGGAACAGCTGGGCGGCGACGTGCGCGTGAACAGCGAGTTGGGCAAGGGCACGACCTTCCTCATTTCCATCCCGCTGGACCGTTCCGTGAACGAAGGTATTGTGGATGCCCTCATAACCCGCGTGGGGACGGAAACCTTCATTATCCCAAGCCGCGACGTGCTGGAAGTCTTTGCAGCGAGAAAGTCGGATACCGTGGAACTGCCGGACGGTTCCAGAGCCGTGAGCGTGCGCGGCGAGACCTTCCCCATCATTCCGCTGGCAGACTATTTCGGTCTGACGGCCAACCCCAACGCGGACGGGTACCTGCATACCATTGTGGTTCGCGTGGGCGATGCCAGCGCGGCCCTGCTTATTGACGAGGTCATCACGCAGCAGCAGGCCGTGGTGACGGGGTTCACCATACCCGTTCAGAATATTTACCAGATCCCCATTCTCGGGTTCGGCATGCTTGGCGAGACAGATGCCCTCGTCGTGGACGTGGAGAATCTCATAGACCGTCTCAAGGCGTCTGACGGCGGTCTTTCCTCCAAGGTACGGAAGAGCTCATGA
- a CDS encoding substrate-binding periplasmic protein — protein MFFQTVLYGVCVALLCLMFPFAGARAAESGIDVFTEDLPPFNHLEGGSIKGPAVDIVLALFNKAGIPLQQSDINVVPWARGYHIVLNEADTALFCTARLPEREPHFKWVGPILYVVSGGMVPRWSPLALSSPAALRGRKICVVNKSAGHEWLLRNGFEQEALSLVPAPEASVKMLLAGRCEVLVASVQNTLHVLKVMGKPVESVDARLILHRYPLYLALNPNVSEEQYKALQSAYDSMLCNGGVGGASAMHSLIGAYGDVLPPETYPEERKCPR, from the coding sequence GTGTTCTTTCAGACTGTTCTGTATGGGGTCTGTGTCGCATTGCTGTGTCTGATGTTTCCGTTTGCCGGAGCGCGGGCGGCGGAAAGCGGCATAGATGTCTTTACGGAAGACCTGCCCCCTTTCAACCATCTGGAGGGTGGCAGCATCAAAGGGCCTGCAGTGGATATTGTTCTTGCCTTGTTCAACAAGGCGGGCATCCCGTTGCAACAGTCCGACATCAATGTGGTGCCGTGGGCAAGAGGGTATCATATCGTTCTGAATGAGGCTGATACTGCGTTGTTCTGCACGGCCCGCCTTCCTGAGCGTGAGCCCCATTTCAAATGGGTCGGCCCCATTCTGTACGTGGTGAGTGGCGGGATGGTACCGAGGTGGAGTCCGCTCGCCCTGTCTTCGCCAGCTGCGTTACGGGGCAGAAAGATTTGTGTGGTCAACAAGAGCGCGGGGCATGAATGGCTTCTGCGAAATGGTTTTGAGCAGGAGGCTCTTTCACTGGTTCCGGCACCTGAGGCATCTGTGAAGATGCTGCTCGCCGGCCGTTGCGAGGTGTTGGTAGCCAGTGTGCAGAATACCCTGCATGTCTTGAAAGTGATGGGCAAACCGGTTGAGAGTGTTGATGCGAGACTGATACTTCACCGCTATCCGCTTTATCTGGCCCTGAACCCGAATGTGTCTGAAGAGCAGTACAAGGCGTTGCAGTCTGCATACGACTCCATGCTCTGCAACGGCGGGGTGGGGGGCGCAAGCGCCATGCACAGCCTGATCGGGGCATATGGCGATGTGTTGCCGCCGGAAACCTATCCTGAAGAGCGGAAATGTCCTCGTTAA